From a region of the Chrysiogenia bacterium genome:
- a CDS encoding TetR/AcrR family transcriptional regulator has product MSIPAPARLSPEERRDELLRAAMKVFAEKGYQQTSVADILEGAGVARGTFYRYFDSKKDCFSQALDKFIARIRGPIRELDMSRPLAEPELIELYRRVAGLMVSDPLDREFSRVVLAEASGSEREFRRKLLKFYEEVTEMTAGFLRAAMESGRARKLDPETTARCILGMVKEVVLTWAERSDDRQELLPMVMTVMEFAFYGLLPR; this is encoded by the coding sequence TTGAGCATCCCCGCCCCCGCCAGGCTGAGTCCCGAAGAAAGACGCGACGAGCTGCTGCGCGCCGCCATGAAGGTCTTTGCCGAAAAGGGCTACCAGCAAACCAGCGTCGCCGACATTCTGGAAGGCGCGGGCGTGGCGCGCGGGACCTTCTACCGCTACTTCGATTCCAAGAAGGACTGCTTTTCCCAGGCCCTCGATAAATTCATCGCCCGCATCCGCGGCCCCATCCGAGAACTCGACATGAGCCGCCCGCTCGCAGAGCCCGAGCTCATCGAGCTCTACCGCCGCGTGGCGGGCCTGATGGTGAGCGATCCCCTCGACCGAGAATTCAGCCGCGTCGTGCTGGCCGAGGCCTCGGGCTCCGAGCGCGAGTTCCGCCGCAAGCTGCTCAAGTTCTACGAGGAAGTCACCGAAATGACCGCCGGCTTCCTGCGCGCCGCCATGGAAAGCGGGCGCGCCAGAAAGCTCGACCCCGAGACCACCGCCCGCTGCATCCTGGGCATGGTCAAGGAAGTCGTACTGACCTGGGCCGAACGCAGCGACGACCGCCAGGAACTGCTGCCCATGGTGATGACGGTGATGGAGTTTGCGTTTTACGGGTTGCTGCCGCGGTAG